One genomic segment of Trichocoleus sp. includes these proteins:
- a CDS encoding nuclear transport factor 2 family protein, producing MDSQTTLPTTESSQTEPIVPIITEPTIAHYFETFNADDFEATANLFAPDGELHAPFESPIAGREAIVAYLEQEAKGMRLEPRQFVSQILETGETEVKVSGKVQTPLFGVNVTWTFVLNERSEIVMAGVKLLAALEDLLKLKQ from the coding sequence ATGGACAGCCAAACCACGCTCCCCACAACTGAAAGTTCTCAAACTGAGCCGATCGTGCCTATCATTACCGAACCCACGATCGCTCACTATTTTGAAACCTTTAACGCGGATGATTTTGAGGCAACCGCAAATCTCTTTGCTCCAGATGGTGAGCTGCATGCGCCGTTTGAGTCGCCCATCGCTGGACGAGAGGCAATTGTCGCTTATCTAGAGCAGGAAGCCAAGGGGATGCGCCTGGAGCCACGGCAGTTTGTGAGCCAAATTCTGGAAACGGGTGAAACCGAAGTAAAAGTGAGCGGCAAAGTACAAACTCCGCTCTTCGGAGTCAACGTTACCTGGACGTTTGTGTTGAATGAGCGATCGGAAATTGTGATGGCTGGCGTCAAGCTGCTAGCTGCACTGGAAGATTTGTTGAAATTAAAGCAGTAG
- the miaB gene encoding tRNA (N6-isopentenyl adenosine(37)-C2)-methylthiotransferase MiaB, with the protein MTDSPRRYHITTFGCQMNKADSERMAGILEDMGLEWSDQPDDADVILYNTCTIRDNAEQKVYSYLGRQAKRKHEQPDLTLIVAGCVAQQEGESLLRRVPELDLVMGPQHANRLRELLEQVLDGNQVVATEAVHIFEDITKPRRDSRVTAWVNVIYGCNERCTYCVVPNVRGVEQSRTPEAIRAEMEELGRQGFKEVTLLGQNIDAYGRDLPGSTSDGRHQHTLTDLLYFVHDVPGIDRIRFATSHPRYFTERLIRACAELPKVCEHFHIPFQSGDNEILKAMSRGYTHEKYRRIIDTIRSYMPDAAISADAIVGFPGETEAQFENTMKLVEDIGFDQLNTAAYSPRPGTPAALWDNQLSEEVKSDRLQRLNHLVSTKAAERSLRYAGRIEEVLVEEVNPKDPTQVMGRTSGNRLTFFQGEIEQLKGKLVQVKITEVRAFSLTGEAIELAAAVR; encoded by the coding sequence ATGACAGACTCCCCCCGCCGCTATCACATCACAACTTTTGGCTGTCAGATGAACAAAGCTGACTCTGAGCGCATGGCAGGCATTCTAGAAGATATGGGGTTGGAGTGGTCAGACCAGCCCGACGATGCCGATGTGATTTTGTACAACACCTGCACCATTCGAGACAACGCAGAACAAAAGGTTTATTCCTATCTGGGCAGGCAAGCCAAACGGAAGCACGAACAGCCAGATCTGACGCTCATTGTGGCAGGCTGTGTCGCTCAACAGGAAGGCGAATCACTGCTGCGGCGGGTGCCAGAACTCGATCTTGTTATGGGTCCTCAGCACGCGAATCGGCTACGCGAGTTGCTAGAACAGGTGTTAGACGGCAATCAGGTTGTGGCGACGGAGGCAGTCCATATTTTTGAAGACATTACCAAGCCTCGGCGCGATAGCCGCGTGACTGCCTGGGTTAATGTGATTTATGGCTGCAATGAACGCTGCACCTACTGCGTTGTGCCTAATGTGCGAGGCGTGGAGCAATCTCGTACTCCAGAGGCAATTCGGGCAGAAATGGAAGAACTGGGACGGCAGGGGTTCAAAGAAGTGACGCTGCTCGGACAGAACATTGATGCTTACGGGCGTGATTTACCTGGCTCCACCTCAGACGGTCGGCATCAGCATACGCTGACGGACTTGCTGTATTTTGTGCATGATGTACCGGGGATCGATCGCATCCGGTTTGCCACCAGTCATCCACGCTATTTCACAGAACGATTGATCCGGGCTTGCGCTGAACTGCCCAAAGTCTGTGAGCATTTCCACATTCCGTTTCAGTCTGGCGATAACGAAATTTTGAAGGCAATGTCGCGTGGCTATACGCATGAGAAATATCGCCGCATTATCGACACAATTCGCTCCTATATGCCCGATGCTGCCATCAGTGCCGATGCGATCGTTGGTTTCCCTGGTGAGACAGAAGCGCAGTTCGAGAACACGATGAAACTGGTGGAGGACATTGGCTTCGATCAGCTCAACACAGCCGCCTATTCGCCTCGCCCCGGCACACCTGCCGCCCTGTGGGACAATCAGCTTTCCGAAGAAGTGAAATCCGATCGGCTGCAACGACTCAATCATCTGGTATCAACCAAAGCCGCAGAACGATCGCTCCGCTATGCCGGACGCATTGAAGAAGTGCTGGTTGAGGAAGTGAACCCCAAAGACCCAACCCAGGTCATGGGACGGACGAGCGGCAATCGCCTCACTTTCTTCCAGGGAGAGATTGAGCAACTGAAGGGCAAGCTGGTTCAGGTCAAAATCACTGAAGTTCGCGCCTTTAGTCTGACGGGAGAGGCGATCGAGTTAGCGGCTGCGGTGAGGTAA